In one Juglans regia cultivar Chandler chromosome 11, Walnut 2.0, whole genome shotgun sequence genomic region, the following are encoded:
- the LOC108992223 gene encoding probable clathrin assembly protein At4g32285 — MAPSTIRKAIGAVKDQTSIGIAKVASNMAPDLEVAIVKATSHDDDPANEKYIRSILNLTSYSSGYVHACVSAVSKRLGKTRDWIVALKALFLVHRLLNEGDPLFQEEILYATRRGTRLLNMSDFRDEAHSNSWDHSAFVRTYAMYLDQRLELMLFDRKSGGSGGGGSGSAGGNMRFGGGRDDFRSPPPSRPYEYDYGGRGDSSTHEYGNYGMSMRRSRSFGDVSEAAEKRGSVTVTVTPLRDMKPERIFGKMGHLQRLLDRFLSCRPTGLAKNNRMILIALYPVVKESFQLYADVCEVLAVLLDKFFDMESPDCVKTFDAYASAAKQIDELVAFYNWCKDTGVARSSEYPDVQRITSKLLETLEEFVRDRAKRPKSPEIKQEAVAKEDEEPVQSMNEIKALPAPEDYTPPPPPEPVPEPKPQQQVTEDLVNLRDDAVTADDQGNRLALALFAGPPANNANGSWEAFPSNGQLEVTSAWQNPAAESGKADWELALVETASNLSRQKAALGGGLDPLLLNGMYDQGMVRQHVSTAQLSGGSASSVALPGAGNSTTPVLALPAPDGTVQTVNQDPFSASLSIPPPSYVQMVDMEKKQQFLVQEQQLWQQYAKEGMQGQASLAKISGPGYYAAGPMPMMPYGMPPINGMGTPAGYYHTPY; from the coding sequence ATGGCGCCGAGCACGATTCGGAAGGCGATTGGAGCCGTCAAGGACCAGACGAGCATCGGGATCGCGAAGGTGGCGAGCAACATGGCCCCAGACCTCGAGGTGGCGATTGTGAAGGCTACGAGCCACGACGACGATCCCGCTAACGAGAAGTACATCCGCTCCATCCTCAACCTCACTTCCTACTCCAGCGGTTACGTCCACGCCTGCGTGTCCGCCGTCTCAAAGCGTCTAGGTAAGACGCGGGACTGGATCGTGGCCCTCAAGGCGCTTTTTCTCGTCCACCGCTTGCTCAACGAAGGAGACCCGTTGTTCCAGGAGGAGATCCTATATGCCACGAGACGGGGCACCAGGCTCTTGAATATGTCCGATTTCAGAGACGAAGCGCATTCCAACTCCTGGGACCACTCCGCTTTCGTGAGAACCTACGCCATGTATTTAGATCAGCGCCTGGAATTGATGCTTTTCGACAGGAAGAGCGGTGGTAGTGGCGGCGGTGGGAGTGGTAGTGCTGGCGGAAACATGAGATTTGGGGGCGGCAGAGATGATTTTAGGTCACCTCCGCCCTCAAGGCCATATGAATATGATTACGGAGGCCGCGGCGATAGTAGTACTCATGAGTACGGGAATTATGGGATGTCGATGAGACGGTCCCGTTCATTCGGGGATGTGAGCGAAGCAGCTGAGAAGAGGGGTTCGGTGACCGTGACGGTCACCCCACTGAGGGATATGAAGCCCGAGAGGATCTTCGGGAAGATGGGCCATTTGCAGAGGCTCTTGGACCGGTTCTTGTCGTGCCGACCCACGGGTCTGGCCAAGAATAACCGGATGATTTTGATTGCGTTGTATCCGGTGGTGAAAGAAAGCTTCCAGTTGTACGCGGATGTCTGCGAGGTTTTAGCGGTGCTCCTCGATAAATTCTTCGACATGGAGTCCCCGGATTGTGTTAAGACCTTTGATGCCTATGCGAGCGCGGCCAAGCAGATTGATGAGCTTGTTGCGTTCTACAATTGGTGTAAGGACACAGGTGTGGCGAGGTCGTCCGAGTATCCGGATGTGCAGAGGATTACTAGTAAGCTGTTGGAGACGTTGGAGGAGTTTGTCAGGGATAGGGCCAAGAGACCCAAGAGTCCTGAGATAAAACAGGAGGCCGTGGCTAAAGAGGATGAGGAGCCTGTACAGAGTATGAATGAGATAAAGGCATTGCCTGCCCCGGAGGATTACACTCCCCCGCCTCCACCGGAGCCTGTGCCAGAGCCTAAGCCTCAGCAGCAAGTCACTGAAGACTTGGTGAATTTGAGGGATGATGCAGTTACTGCAGATGATCAGGGGAATAGGCTAGCCTTGGCTTTGTTTGCTGGTCCACCCGCGAATAATGCAAATGGATCGTGGGAAGCATTCCCCTCGAATGGACAGCTGGAAGTGACATCTGCTTGGCAGAATCCGGCTGCGGAATCCGGCAAAGCCGATTGGGAATTGGCACTGGTTGAGACTGCGAGCAATTTGTCGAGGCAGAAAGCAGCCTTGGGTGGCGGGCTTGATCCGTTGTTGTTGAACGGAATGTATGATCAGGGAATGGTGAGGCAGCATGTGAGTACTGCCCAGTTAAGTGGAGGGAGTGCTAGCAGTGTGGCATTGCCAGGGGCGGGGAATAGTACTACACCTGTTTTGGCTCTCCCCGCACCGGATGGGACAGTTCAAACAGTTAATCAAGACCCATTTTCCGCATCCTTAAGTATTCCACCTCCATCATATGTGCAAATGGTTGATATGGAGAAGAAACAGCAGTTTCTTGTGCAGGAGCAGCAACTATGGCAGCAATATGCGAAGGAAGGGATGCAAGGTCAAGCTAGTTTGGCCAAGATCAGCGGGCCCGGATACTATGCTGCAGGGCCAATGCCCATGATGCCTTATGGCATGCCGCCAATCAATGGAATGGGAACTCCAGCCGGGTATTACCACACTCCTTACTGA